In Eptesicus fuscus isolate TK198812 chromosome 23, DD_ASM_mEF_20220401, whole genome shotgun sequence, one genomic interval encodes:
- the LOC129148089 gene encoding disintegrin and metalloproteinase domain-containing protein 1a-like yields MSVPTFVRDSASSLPSLQKNQVVMYETGRVLQTWAPQTKGLALVLLPGSSRVRLGMVLVLVLSFLPSLCCDLGSVYSSSYEIVIPKVLTVEGRQDPEEEASYVISMQGQKQLIHLKVKTDYFIKNFPVFSYHNGSLGQEMPFISHDCHYEGYIEGVPGSFVSVNTCSGLRGILIKEGKSYGIEPMDSSKRFEHVLYTMAHQAPVSCSVTAQDSPVVSASRQQGSRKPGGLRELSYLWSLTKYVEMFVVVNNQRFQMWGSNVSETVQRVMDIIALANSFTRAINTEVVLAGMEIWTEGDLIEVPVDLQVTLGNFNSWRQEKLLHRVKHDVAHMIVGQHPEQGMGQAFLNGACSNGFAAAVESFPHEDVLLFAALMVHELGHNLGIRHDHSACTCKDKHLCLMRDNITKESGFSNCSSDDFYQFLQEHRGACLFNNPQRHKGRLRRAGTCGDGMLDDGEQCDCGTECDTNKCCDNTCMLKPGAKCSPGPCCKDTCQFQPKGFDCRPPSGDCDLPEYCDGTSAKCPEDFYMQDGTPCKGHYCVQGECKNPNLQCQEYFGTFATSADDTCYEMVNMLGDRFGNCGLPTSTNQEYVKCTSENKRCGKIICSSIRQMPAIKPYHTVIQIPTSDNYCWSMNFYDTADKDDGGNVKYGTTCSQGKICANASCTDYALLKYDCDIQAMCDRKGVCNNLKHCHCRSGYAPPDCRQAGDGGSVDSGPPGLPPDEQPPEGGSSVTGKPAKHEKILDNMILSLLILFLIILAVVSIATCILCKASKEEPTEKPPEEKPPEEKPAEEAAPEEGGEEGEEEEEEEEEEDEDEE; encoded by the coding sequence ATGTCAGTGCCCACCTTTGTGAGGGACTCTGCCTCCTCCTTGCCTTCTCTACAGAAGAACCAAGTGGTTATGTATGAGACTGGCAGAGTGCTTCAGACTTGGGCTCCCCAGACGAAGGGCCTGGCGCTGGTACTGCTGCCAGGATCTTCACGTGTCAGGTTGGGGATGGTGCTGGTGTTGGTACTGAGTTTCCTGCCAAGCTTGTGCTGTGACCTGGGATCAGTTTATTCCTCATCCTATGAAATAGTCATCCCCAAGGTTCTGACAGTTGAGGGAAGGCAAGACCCAGAGGAAGAGGCATCTTATGTGATATCTATGCAGGGCCAGAAACAGCTGATTCACCTAAAAGTGAAGACAGACTATTTTATCAAGAACTTTCCAGTCTTCAGCTACCACAATGGCAGCCTAGGACAAGAAATGCCTTTCATCTCTCATGACTGTCACTATGAAGGCTACATAGAAGGAGTCCCGGGTTCTTTTGTTTCTGTCAACACCTGTTCAGGCCTCAGGGGCATCCTGATTAAGGAGGGAAAATCCTATGGCATTGAGCCCATGGACTCTTCAAAACGGTTTGAACATGTGTTGTACACCATGGCCCATCAAGCTCCAGTCTCCTGCAGTGTCACTGCCCAAGACAGCCCAGTGGTGTCCGCCAGCCGACAACAAGGGAGCAGGAAGCCTGGCGGTCTACGGGAGCTGTCCTACTTGTGGTCACTCACCAAGTACGTGGAGATGTTTGTTGTGGTCAACAACCAGCGGTTCCAAATGTGGGGCAGTAACGTCAGTGAGACGGTCCAGAGAGTGATGGACATCATTGCCCTGGCCAACAGCTTCACTAGGGCAATAAACACAGAGGTGGTGCTGGCTGGAATGGAGATTTGGACCGAGGGAGACCTCATAGAGGTCCCAGTGGACCTGCAAGTTACACTGGGGAATTTCAACAGCTGGAGACAAGAGAAGCTCCTCCATCGTGTGAAGCATGATGTTGCCCACATGATTGTCGGACAGCATCCTGAGCAGGGTATGGGACAGGCATTTCTCAATGGTGCCTGTTCCAATGGTTTTGCAGCAGCTGTTGAATCCTTCCCTCATGAAGACGTCCTCCTGTTTGCAGCGCTCATGGTCCATGAGCTTGGGCACAACTTGGGTATTCGGCACGACCACTCAGCCTGCACTTGTAAAGACAAACACCTCTGCCTCATGCGTGACAATATCACTAAAGAAAGTGGCTTCAGCAACTGTAGCTCTGACGACTTCTACCAGTTCCTCCAGGAACACAGAGGGGCCTGCCTATTTAACAACCCTCAGCGGCACAAAGGCCGCTTGCGTAGAGCTGGCACGTGTGGAGATGGTATGTTGGATGACGGTGAGCAGTGTGACTGTGGTACTGAATGTGACACAAACAAGTGCTGTGATAATACATGTATGCTGAAGCCTGGTGCAAAGTGTAGTCCAGGACCTTGCTGTAAAGATACGTGCCAATTTCAACCAAAGGGCTTCGATTGTCGTCCTCCTTCGGGAGATTGTGACCTCCCAGAGTATTGTGATGGTACCTCTGCAAAATGTCCCGAAGACTTCTATATGCAAGATGGTACACCATGTAAAGGACATTACTGTGTACAAGGTGAGTGTAAGAACCCTAATCTTCAATGCCAAGAATATTTTGGGACCTTTGCAACGTCTGCTGATGATACGTGTTATGAAATGGTAAACATGCTTGGAGACCGGTTTGGAAACTGTGGCCTTCCTACTTCTACTAACCAAGAGTACGTTAAGTGTACAAGCGAGAATAAGCGGTGTGGGAAAATTATATGTTCAAGTATTAGACAGATGCCAGCCATCAAACCCTATCATACAGTGATCCAGATTCCTACTTCTGACAACTACTGCTGGTCCATGAATTTCTATGACACTGCTGACAAAGATGATGGAGGAAATGTGAAATATGGCACTACTTGTTCCCAAGGGAAAATCTGCGCAAATGCATCCTGCACTGATTATGCTCTGCTCAAGTATGACTGCGATATACAAGCAATGTGTGATCGGAAAGGAGTTTGCAATAATTTGAAGCACTGCCATTGTAGGTCTGGCTATGCACCCCCTGACTGCAGACAAGCAGGAGATGGAGGTAGTGTGGACAGCGGTCCCCCTGGTTTGCCACCTGATGAGCAGCCACCAGAAGGTGGAAGTTCCGTCACTGGCAAACCTGCCAAACATGAAAAGATCTTAGACAATATGATCTTATCACTCTTAATACTTTTTCTCATAATATTAGCAGTTGTCAGTATTGCCACGTGCATCCTTTGTAAAGCTTCAAAAGAAGAGCCCACAGAAAAGCCTCCAGAAGAGAAGCCTCCAGAAGAGAAGCCTGCAGAAGAGGCTGccccagaggaaggaggggaagagggagaagaggaggaggaggaggaggaggaggaggatgaagatgagGAATAA
- the TMEM116 gene encoding transmembrane protein 116 isoform X4, with protein MNKNRSRDKEASIRLSNLRGKIFYISSFFYTINYIWYLYKELRMKHTQSGQSTFSLVIDNSCQVGQIAIISSSLIPLLLMIPVFCLGNSSECFRNFSQNHGCILMHSPPSAMAELLPSANTSVCSTLYFYGLILFLTSFLLSLFTIVVLLIQAQTLYKKFVKSTGFLGSEQWAVIHIVEQRVRFYPVAFFCCWGPAVILMIIKLIEPQDTKLHMGLYVLQALTASSQGLLNCGVYGWTQYKFFQLKQETRRDADTQTPLLCSQKRFYSRALDPLDSTLAFATSTSTTF; from the exons atgaacaaaaacagatccagagacaaagaagcatccatcaggctgtcaaacctcagagggaag ATATTctacatttcttcatttttctacACCATCAATTACATCTGGTATCTGTACAAAGAACTAAGGATGAAACACACCCAGAGTGGACAGAGCACATTTTCCTTG GTTATAGATAATTCTTGTCAAGTTGGTCAGATAGCCATCATTTCATCAAG CCTGATACCTCTACTATTGATGATACCTGTATTCTGTCTGGGCAATTCCAGCGAATGTTTCCGCAACTTTAGCCAGAACCATGG GTGTATCCTGATGCACTCACCACCATCAGCCATGGCTGAACTCCTGCCTTCTGCCAACACATCAGTCTGTAGCACACTTTATTTTTATGGGCTCATCCTTTTCCTGACCAGCTTTCTACTCAGCCTCTTCACCATTGTG GTCTTACTCATCCAAGCCCAGACTCTGTATAAGAAGTTTGTGAAATCAACTGGCTTTTTGGGAAGTGAACAGTGGGCAGTGATTCACATTGTAGAGCAGCGAGTACGCTTCTACCCAGTGGCCTTCTTCTGCTGCTGGGGCCCAG CTGTCATTTTGATGATCATAAAGCTGATTGAGCCACAGGACACCAAGCTTCACATGGGCCTCTATGTACTTCAG GCTCTAACAGCATCATCCCAGGGTCTGCTCAACTGTGGAGTATATGGATGGACACAGTACAAGTTCTTTCAACTAAAGCAAGAAACTCGGCGTGATGCAGACACCCAGACACCATTATTATGCTCACAGAAGAGATTCTATAGCAGGGCCCTAGATCCATTGGACTCTACCCTTGCTTTTGCTACCAGCACCTCCACTACTTTTTGA